In one Silene latifolia isolate original U9 population chromosome 10, ASM4854445v1, whole genome shotgun sequence genomic region, the following are encoded:
- the LOC141607114 gene encoding uncharacterized protein LOC141607114, with amino-acid sequence MPFERERVLSIRLSPNEGDDTWYWGLEKDGEYSVKSAYAMLEGAREVDGGASVWERERWLWNRLWKIPLWPRVKLFFWRGGRKAGRVREGGNDGWCPAPEGKVKLNVDAGVKEGEGAGTGVVCRDSYGAVLWGLSIAREVEWEPVFAEAVAVLDGLQEAVSRGVREVVVENDCLQVIDALKEKRTGRSIFAQVLEDILVIFNVFQSVSWSYSNRVNNCVAHALAHAIPKISSRVVWSNVLPPSAKSAALFDLSLIK; translated from the exons ATGCCTTTCGAAAGGGAGAGGGTTTTGAGCATCCGGCTGAGTCCGAATGAGGGTGATGACACTTGGTACTGGGGGTTGGAAAAGGATGGGGAGTATTCTGTCAAGTCGGCCTATGCGATGTTGGAAGGGGCGAGGGAGGTGGACGGTGGTGCATCGGTGTGGGAGAGAGAAAGGTGGCTTTGGAATCGGCTCTGGAAAATCCCGTTATGGCCTCGTGTAAAGCTCTTCTTCTG GCGGGGTGGGAGGAAGGCTGGAAGGGTAAGGGAAGGAGGGAATGATGGGTGGTGTCCAGCGCCGGAGGGAAAGGTCAAGTTAAATGTCGATGCTGGTGTAAAAGAAGGAGAGGGGGCAGGAACGGGGGTTGTTTGCAGGGATAGTTATGGAGCGGTGTTATGGGGTCTTTCTATTGCCCGAGAGGTGGAATGGGAGCCAGTGTTTGCAGAGGCTGTTGCGGTTTTAGACGGGTTGCAAGAGGCGGTCAGTAGAGGTGTGCGTGAGGTGGTGGTGGAAAACGACTGTCTACAGGTCATTGATGCTCTTAAGGAGAAGCGCACTGGGAGGAGTATCTTTGCACAAGTTTTAGAGGATATTTTagttatttttaatgtttttcaatCAGTTTCATGGTCGTATTCTAATCGTGTGAACAATTGCGTTGCTCATGCTCTCGCTCATGCGATACCTAAGATTTCTAGTAGGGTTGTGTGGTCGAATGTTTTACCGCCTTCGGCGAAATCGGCTGCTTTGTTTGATTTATCTTTAATAAAGTAA